From Methylobacterium radiodurans, a single genomic window includes:
- a CDS encoding beta-ketoacyl-ACP synthase, producing the protein MTRQKTCQQTRDVVVTGLGLVSCRGEGVAAHLAALESGTAPATDTERFAPYAVHPAPAIAWDGQIPKKSDQRQMEAWQRLGVYAAGLALDAAGVRDDAAFKQGLHLVVAAGGGERDYAVDGAILTGLRDAADPGAYLNERLQNDLRPTLFLAQLSNLLAGNIAIVHGVTGASRTFMGEESAGVDALRIGAARVASGQIDAVLVGGSYNAERPDVLVIHEMGGYLRRGAYAPVFDRADAPGFVLGSCAAFLLLESAESASARGARALARLAPVASDLTRREPGRAGTSLAGLWSAAGFAGPEAVVSGATGVAPVTAEEAEALARLAPDIPVHALGDLIGHGLEVAAPFGAALATALVAERGLREVAITAVGHRRGEGVLRVLAA; encoded by the coding sequence ATGACCCGCCAGAAGACCTGCCAGCAGACCCGCGACGTCGTCGTCACCGGCCTCGGCCTGGTGTCCTGCCGGGGCGAGGGCGTGGCCGCCCATCTCGCCGCGCTCGAATCCGGCACCGCGCCCGCCACCGACACGGAGCGCTTCGCGCCCTACGCGGTCCACCCGGCGCCCGCCATCGCCTGGGACGGGCAGATCCCGAAGAAATCCGACCAGCGCCAGATGGAGGCGTGGCAGCGCCTCGGCGTCTACGCGGCGGGCCTCGCCCTCGACGCGGCGGGCGTGCGGGACGACGCCGCCTTCAAGCAGGGCCTGCACCTCGTGGTCGCGGCGGGCGGCGGCGAGCGCGACTACGCGGTCGACGGGGCGATCCTCACCGGCCTGCGCGACGCGGCCGACCCGGGCGCCTACCTCAACGAGCGGCTGCAGAACGACCTGCGCCCGACCCTGTTCCTGGCCCAGCTCTCGAACCTGCTCGCCGGCAACATCGCCATCGTGCACGGGGTCACGGGGGCGTCGCGCACCTTCATGGGCGAGGAATCCGCGGGCGTCGACGCGCTGCGGATCGGCGCCGCGCGGGTGGCCTCCGGCCAGATCGACGCGGTGCTGGTCGGCGGCTCCTACAACGCCGAGCGGCCCGACGTGCTGGTGATCCACGAGATGGGCGGCTACCTGCGCCGCGGCGCCTACGCGCCGGTCTTCGATCGCGCGGACGCACCGGGCTTCGTGCTGGGCAGTTGCGCGGCCTTCCTGCTGCTCGAATCCGCCGAGAGCGCTTCGGCCCGCGGCGCGCGGGCTCTCGCCCGGCTCGCGCCGGTGGCGAGCGACCTGACCCGGCGCGAGCCGGGCCGGGCGGGAACGAGCCTCGCCGGCCTCTGGTCTGCGGCCGGGTTCGCGGGCCCGGAGGCGGTGGTCTCGGGCGCCACCGGCGTCGCCCCGGTGACAGCCGAGGAGGCGGAGGCGCTCGCCCGCCTCGCGCCGGATATCCCGGTCCACGCGCTCGGCGACCTCATCGGCCATGGACTCGAGGTCGCGGCGCCCTTCGGCGCGGCGCTGGCCACCGCCCTGGTGGCGGAGCGCGGGCTGCGGGAGGTCGCCATCACGGCGGTCGGCCACCGCCGCGGCGAGGGCGTGCTGCGGGTGCTGGCGGCGTAG
- the fliP gene encoding flagellar type III secretion system pore protein FliP (The bacterial flagellar biogenesis protein FliP forms a type III secretion system (T3SS)-type pore required for flagellar assembly.), translating into MRMLRKRWSAESRAAGLILAGLALLWAAPAAAQSVTVDLGAGGVTERALQLVALITVLALAPSVLVMATAFTRIVVVLSLLRSALGTQTAPPTAVIISLALFLTAFVMAPTGREAYRAGIEPLIAGQITQGQAFERASAPFKTFMLKNVREKDLKLFLDMAKAPVPAGPEQVGLEIVTPAFMISELRRAFEIGFLLFIPFLIIDLVVASVLMAVGMMMVPPASVALPFKLIFFVLVDGWGLVAGSLVQSYGG; encoded by the coding sequence ATGCGGATGTTGCGCAAGCGGTGGAGCGCGGAATCGCGCGCGGCCGGCCTGATCCTCGCCGGTCTCGCCCTCCTCTGGGCCGCGCCCGCCGCCGCGCAGAGCGTGACGGTGGATCTCGGCGCGGGCGGCGTCACCGAGCGGGCGCTGCAGCTCGTCGCGCTGATCACGGTGCTGGCGCTGGCGCCGTCCGTGCTGGTGATGGCCACCGCCTTCACGCGGATCGTGGTGGTGCTCTCGCTGCTGCGCTCGGCGCTCGGCACCCAGACCGCGCCGCCGACCGCGGTGATCATCAGCCTCGCGCTCTTCCTCACCGCCTTCGTGATGGCGCCGACCGGCCGCGAGGCCTACCGCGCCGGCATCGAGCCACTGATCGCCGGCCAGATCACGCAAGGACAGGCCTTCGAGCGGGCGTCCGCCCCGTTCAAGACCTTCATGCTGAAGAACGTGCGCGAGAAGGACCTGAAGCTCTTCCTCGACATGGCCAAGGCCCCCGTCCCCGCCGGGCCGGAGCAGGTGGGGCTGGAGATCGTCACCCCCGCCTTCATGATCTCGGAGCTGCGCCGGGCCTTCGAGATCGGCTTCCTGCTGTTCATCCCCTTCCTGATCATCGACCTCGTGGTGGCCTCGGTGCTCATGGCGGTGGGCATGATGATGGTGCCGCCGGCGAGCGTGGCGCTGCCGTTCAAGCTGATCTTCTTCGTGCTGGTCGACGGCTGGGGGCTGGTGGCCGGATCGCTGGTTCAGAGCTACGGGGGATAG